The sequence CATCATATGAACCCTTTGAGTAAGTCTAAAAAATAAAGAGACCATATTACGCTTTGCACATGCAGATTTAGAAATTAACTGTTATAGACAGATGAGTCAGAGATAAAGTATGATGGAAGGTATGTTGGAAAACAAAGAACAGCTCATAATCCAAGGCAGAACGTTTcatgcagcaggacaatgagcCTGAATATTCATCCAAAGCAACCGAGGTGTTTCAACGGCCAAAGCAGTGTTAGTCAATGTTGTTGACTGATCGAGTCAGTCAGCGAGCGGCAGTCAAATTCAGCATGTGTTTCTTTGACAGGAGgccaaactgaaaataaaaaggtcCTGAAACGAGGGAAAAAGAAAGATGGCTGCAGTTCAGACCTGGCAGGGAATCATCAAAAGAAGTGTCTGGTGATGTGAGAAATGTGAAGTGGACGGCGAGCAGCCAGCGACTGATTTGCAACCAAAATGTCAATGTTAATCAGATTTTTGTGAGAACAATGCTCTGTCTTGCCCCTGGCACTATCACACTCTGTAAGTTTAACTCTCAAAGGGGGCTATTATATTGCTACATATGGAATGTATTCAATTCaactttaataaacacattATGTCTGTtaatcacatatatatatatttatataattccATTCACTTTGTATTTCCTTCCGATGTGATCATTAGTATCAAACACCAgaatacaaaacaatacaaacagaggAACGGTAGTAAAGGAATATGTTTATGACTTCTACACTATTCACACTtgagttatttttttaaatataggaTTTGGTTTCTCCCTCTGGGCATGATGCATGAACATTCCCTCATAACACAATGTATGTGATATATTTAAacacaggataaaaaaaaaagaattcacCTGCATGAAACAAATATGGTGTCTACCCCCACAGGAAGATAAAGACCTTTCTTTAGATGCTTTGGCAATATGATCCACAGTCGACCACAGGGTTTACCTTTTCCCTCGCTGTGTTGCAAACAGTAAGTGAGCTAGATTCATGCTTTCGGTTAAAAACATCCAGTGAACCTATTCTATCTGACTGTTGACTGCCCTCTGGTTCCTTCCCAAATTCCCCAAGGCGAGGGTTTGCTGCCTTGCCCCACTGCTCTGGCATCATCCCCaaggtgaaaaaaagaaagaaagaagagaattCCAGATAAATGAAGACCATATTCTGTTTTCTGACTCCCAACCAGAGGTGTGGAGACGGTACTCCAAACCGTACTGTGTGGTTTAGTGTTAACATGATGAATGCACACTTTCAAGTTATTATATGGTTTTTTTCTTACAAGCTGATCGGTTGAATCTGATTTAAAATGTGACTTCATATGATCAGAACTTTAAATATACACTACAGCATTTCCTTAGCTGATCAAGGTAATAAAATTGATTGAAACTGTAAAACGTAATAGTAGGCCTCATTAAATTAGATCcatgttaattattttttattgcgTTACGCAACACAGTTTAGGActaaattgttttaattcatattCAGTATATAACCCAAATCATCCAAGCAACTTTTCCAAGTTTTGtaataagtttttttttcttcctcccaaAAAACTGTGATTTTGTGTGTACATTTTCTATGTGCTTGTAACATGTTAACTCTGGCTGCAAATAGGTATCAGAGGTTTAACCTTAAAACATATGGTCATGGTATACATTCCAAGATGATTCCAGCTGCCACTTTGCCATGTTTTTCTTGGCCTCCCCTCATGTTTTGTCAGAAAACATTTTTGATGTATAAACACTGGTGATTTGCAGACTCACTACCCCTGCAGTTCCTTGGAGCTCTGCAGGAATTACCTTCTCAGAGGCTGCAAATATGCAGGATTGTTGTTATCAACATGAAGAACAGTGATGTAACAAAGAGTCTGACAAAGGCATGAAATCAAGCATAGAGAGAAAGGGGATCACAACTGTGATGTAGAGCCGCAGATAACTGTTTTCAATATAGGCAAAAGCCGCCCTACCTGCTCTTCATTACGCTTTATATCTAGTTAGATGCAGCagtaaaagacagaaacacctttgcacacacacacctatataaTCTTGTGATGAAATTTATATTACCTGGCTGTTGATCAGTCGCAGTCTAAATCCTGGCGGCATCGGTTGAATATTCTTTGTAGTTGAGTATATCGCTCAGGGATATGCAGGACAGAGACAATCTGTCACGGCACAATCGCATCTCACAGTTTGCTTCTCCCTGGGCAATTTCAGTGCACAGATTGCATTTCATCGTTTCAACATGATGAATACCCCACTAAAGTCAGCAACATGCCTCCATTATGAGGAACAGCTAATATCCCTGGATCCCAGGGACGTCCTGCTCTGTGGTTGCAGTTGAGGGACATAGTGTTAGTGATGTTATCAATTAGGTGCAATAATGTTCGGATGCAGCACCTACCAGTTAGAACCACACCCATCTCCTGCCAGATGTTGCATTAGCTATTAGATCTCACGCTAATATTGCTGCTATATTGGACCAGGCTTGACATAAGTGTGTACTCTTATTGATTcaatgttattatattattggtgaatgaatgaataaacacGACCTCTGTGATTGGTTGTCTGGTTTCCAGACTAACGTACCTATCAGATGAGCTGTGATTATTGACTTGGTGCTTCTGATCTTGCTCTTGTTGATCTACCCCTAACCCAAATGCCATCTCCTTTTATATTGATCTTCAACCCAATATCCATTAGCAATGTCACAGTCCTCCATTGGCCGATTTTGGGTTAAGGGGGTTTAACTTGAGGTTCATGGCACGCACCATCAGACGAAGTGATGTAAACTGACAATAAAGTTGGAATTCAACTTGAGAAAAACATGGGTTCATCTCAACAAATACCATTCCTAAATACTGGTAAATCATAGAGTTGTTGACTAGGACAAAAAATATAAGCAGTTAACCAAGCTATAAGCACAGCTGCTACTGGAGACATAACCCTGTCATTTAACTGATTATAAAGGCTTCAGAAATAGGGTATGTCGGTCTGTGGTGGAAGAAAACTCCTGGCAAGGGAGAACTTTGGAAGACACGAAGGGACGATGCAGTAATTTGTCTATTGTGTACATTGTGATTTAAAGTAAGGGCGCATGTGGTTGGCTGCAATGCACTTCCTTGAAAAACTAGAAATATCTTAAGTAAataagtgtgtttgtctgcagatGTGCCGGATTCAGAGTAGAGCACCCAGCTGCTCATGACTCATCACTGTAAATCAAACATCTTCAAATACTCAGCCGTGCTGCCAGATCATAGATTGCTCCCAGTGAGTGGTTGCTCTGTTAAAAAGGTGATTGGACCTGCAGGCAATctaacacacacgtatacacacagacacacacatacaagtagAGAGCAGGAGAAGTTGAGGGCAGGGCCCATGCAGAAGTGGATGtggtaaaacaaaaatgatttcatatatataatatatatatatatatatccagaaaaaagattcattcatttatatatatatatatatatatatatgacatatATATAGTTTTCAGCTTGTTTTGACATGTTTTGGTAATTTTAGTCATCGCTTCCATCGCATTCCTCATCTAATATTAGACAGGTCATGTAGCTCCAGCTGatctggaggaggtgggggaatATTAATTGGCACTTTTCTGGATTGTAAATTATGTAGCTTTCTACTGCAGCAAAAGGAAACACCTGGGTACTTGTTTTTTCTGCCTGAGGCTTGCCCAAGCAGATGATGTGGatgatatttgaaaaaaaattatgccATCTTAGGCTATAGCCAGCAGTTTTGGAAATATGATATGAACAACACATCATCTCTGCCgttgtttaaatgtaaaatctAAATTAAGCACTCGAAAGAAAATCGATTTTCCTCACCACGTCGTGTTTTGTAATGATTATAAAATGTATACGTGGCTTCAAGTCTTTGACACTGCTGAGAAGCCTGGACTACGTTTTCTACTATAGTGGACACCTTGGTAGCCAGCCAAACCATACATCTATATATTTAATTAAGTCCTCCTGATTCTAACCTGTTCTAATTATTTATGTCAGAGTCTAGAGTAAGGTTGATTGTTTGATAAGTGGTGGGTGGTTGAGAAAGAAAGGAGACAGTCATCTGCCCATTTATGTAGCTTTTCACAGGAATCTGGCTCTGAACGTTCTCCTTACAGTAATAACACAGAGGAGTTTAAAGCAATAAATTGTAATGTTTTCACGAATACGGTACAGATCAAGCTGTTATAACGCAATACCCATTGGAAACTGGTACgacaaaaacaaccaaagcCCAATGGCTCAAACTTGAACTTCCTCGCCAACAGATTTGAGAGAGTGGGGATGAATGAATCTTTTTTCTGGACAAACTTCAACATCAACTAAGTTCTCCCCCAGggctctgtcctccctcctctatGAATTGCATTCATTCATTGCATCTGTACATTATTGTCTGTGGCAGTGCGactgaaaaccatcacgttgtGGGGTTTGCAGATGGTATGGTGTCTAAAAAAGACCCTCAGTTTTATGGATTATGTCAAAAAAGCCTTTTTAGAACTTAGTGTAACAAATaccaagggtgtgtgtgttgattgtaGATGTCATGACTAAATCAATATCCTGTCATCACTAAAACGAATGGTTTAGATTTGGAAATCATTGAGTTTTACTTCGGCACTGTAATTTTTGAAAGACTGTAAAACCAAAAATCTTTTTTCAATGGTTCAAACGGGTCCCTGCTATTTTACTGAGTAAATTATTTTGCTCTTTTCTTCAATCTTAaacacaaaatgtattaaaggtTCTCAACAGAAAAATGTGTCTGAGTTGTCTGGCAAATAGTTGTTGAAGGAATCAGAATATATCGTGTCTGACAGCGTGTGTCATCTGTTTCATTTACcgaacagacacaaacactccTTCTCAGACAGTTCAATGCTTAACTCCAGTAGACGAAGACATCAACTTGACTTAGGTAAatattgcttttaatattaGTAGCACATAAACATAGACTGCTAaggtgatgtttgtttttctttcttctttttttaccttttattatattgtatcATTGTTTCTAATTGCCTTGTGcgttttattttatcttgtgttattACTGCTGAACAACCAATTGCCCCTCTGGGGACATACAAAGTTCTGCCTGTCTTGACTTGACTTGAAGTAGGATCCATCTCTCCCCACTCCAGACATTTCTTTCGTAATCTTCTTGTCATGGTAAATCACTATGTGCAATCACTGCGCCATTTGTCCCTCAGGCATGTTTTGTCACTGAAAAGCAAAGTTCAGCATGTGCAAAAAATGTATCTATAtaaatgatttgtttgtgtaaataacGGTGTTTATTATTCTATTTGTGGGCACATTTGTAGCATTAACATGAAATGATAATACAATATAGATTATATTACATGCAATTTAATTATCTTGCCGTAGTTTTGATGACTTATGTCAGAATATAGCATTGATTAGATGGTGAAATAGTAGGGGATCAAGTTGGGCATTAGGTTTATCTTTGCATTTCCAAAGTGAACACAAATTTTGGCTAAATTTAAACTTTAAGCCATATCTAGCTTGACATATCTACTGATAGATGCTATCAAAGATAATACACATAGGTAAATTATCTGATATCTTAATTGCTGGATATAGTTATAGCTGAATACCAATAAAGGGAATGAATACACAGTGTCATTCTTTTCAAGGTTTTGGCACCAGAAGGTGGTGATGTGATTGTAAAGTTGAGGATTGATGATGATTATAAGCTaatcagatgaaaaaaaagagagagaaagaatgcTTACCTAAAATCTAAAAGCAGACAGTAtcatttaaaatacataaattcaaATGTGTGTTATACATTTTTAGCCTAATAATAACAACCTTGTAAATTCTATAGATATGTAATTaattgtaattgttttaaatgtttccatCATTTAGATTATGTTGTctccacaattttttttataaatgaaggTAAACCaaataatgttgaaataaaaaattgaaacaatgcAATGGTAAACTGCACCACAAACTAGACACTCTCCAAAATGACCACACTCGATCAAAACCACTCTAGGTCActtaaaacatacacacagtaaCAAGTTTAATGGGTCATGAGATCGTTACCtacattataaataaagtttgcgGCTTCACTACGGCAACACCACTGGGACAATTCGTGCAGTAACCACGGTAACGGCTGTTGTCAAACGCAACCACGGAGCATCGAAGCCACGTGACGGAGCTTTGCTAACTCAACTCAacttattttattgtttaagtACAATAACATTCACCACGGTCACGTGTTATCGTTACATGGTGCGTGCAGCCATGGCAAAGAACAAGGTAAAGAGACGGCGCCACGTGCGGACATGTTTGTAGTCCTTCTATTTGCATGATAAGAGATGTGGATGTGATGCAGCATACCTTAGCTCGCGTTAGCTCCATTTTACTACATGAGAACTCATAAGCCAGTAAAAGAAGACATCTAGGCGAGGTTGGTTTAAACTCTTTTTGGAAGAAATAGCAAATGACAAGGAAGAAGGTGAGGAGTTTGAAAATAAAGGCATAAGAGGCATAAACTGGGAGTTAGCTTTTTAACTTCATCAATTGCTAGCTGACGAATGGTTAACAGCTGTAAAGTGCAGTCAATAATAACTCGTTTACTCGTCATATCACTACTTACACTACAAAAAAACTACtactacttataataataataatattaattttgAACTTCTGATTGTTTGGATTAAATTCTTGGTTTAATGTCTCCACCTCTGCAGACGCCTGGATATAAATGTTCATACAACTGTGGCAAAGTCGAGGAGCGGTgggtgtttttatatatttgctgtGAACCTTCATTCAGAACCACAgttaacaaacaccatgttctaATGTCTCCTCAGGGAGCCAAGAAGTTGTGTGCGTTTCAAATGCGGACTCCTCACCACCATACAGAACGTCCTGCACCAAAGACCTGGCTGGGTTGAAGTCAAAGAGTGAGCATGATTGTCTTGTTTCGTCTTCACACCAGCGTCCTTCACTGGTTTATACCTgctgtcttttctctttctcacagtGATGGAGATTGGGATTTCAACTGGTGTGACGTGGGCTGGCTCAGGGAGAATTATGATCATACGTACAtggaggaacatgtgagggTAAACCACTTTCGCAACCATTATGAGGTGAGGTAGCATTGGTCCAGCCTGCTCGACCAAACTGTAACCTTGATGTATTAGCAGTAATAGTCAAATCAAAAgtgaatatgtatatatatatatttgtgtttttgttttatatcacAGCTGACTCGCAAAAATCTCATGGTGAAAAACCTCAAAAGGTACAGGAAGAGCCTTGAAAGAGATTCTGGCCACACAGAGGCATCCAAATGTGATTtcttcccctgcacctttgcactGCCCAGCGAGTATCATCTTTTTGTAGAGGAGTTCAAAAGAATCCCTGGCAGCATCTGGATCATGAAGCCAGTTAGTGAAAGACACTGCAGATGTAATCCAGTGCAATACAAATTCATTAAAATTAACTGGTATGTTTATTCAGGTGGCAAAATCCCAAGGGAAAGGCATTTTTCTGTTCAGGAAACTGAAAGACATCACGGATTGGAAGAAGGTAATGTGGGCTGATTTTATTGAATAACTGGGAATATATTCAATGACTAAAGCAAACAGCCATTCAGACTGATAACACTGGGCTCACACAGGATGGCCCCCGCTCAGAGGAGCAGAAGGATGCAGCCCAAGTGGAAAGCTACGTGGCGCAACGCTACATAGAGAACCCCTACCTAATTAATGGTAACAAACTGGATGAGAAGCCCAATTTATTGTAAATTCCATTTTGAACAATCATTGAACGTTCTAACAAATAATTTTGCAAAAAGACAAATTGGGACCAAGAGGATTCATGACCAAAATCGAAGAGTGACAAATTCTCCCTTCAGCTCTTTTTATACTTTTTGTCTCCGCAGGCAGGAAATTTGATCTGAGGATCTACATTCTGGTCACCTCAGTATGTATTGAGCATTTTAAATCACAAACGTTTACACAAAATGTAAATCTTTCTTAAAGCATGAATCAGTGTGTCTCCTTCTTTGTATGTTTCAGTATGTTCCCTTGAAGGCCTGGCTGTATCGGGATGGCTTTGCTCGCTTCTCAAGCACCCGCTTCTCTCTAAGGACCATTGATGACAAgtgtatctttttttttgtttgtgacatGACATTTAAGAGTGTCTTTTTAATACCAGCAATTCTCTGCACAAAGTGAGCCTTGTGAAATATTCAAacaagatttgtttttgaaaagcTAAGTGTGACATCATTTCTGAGGCTCATCCTCGTGGATAGTTACTGCAGCAAACTTCTCAAATTCTCCTTAATGCCTGTCGTTAGATATGCATCTCACCAATGTGGCTGTTCAAAAAACAGCACCTGACTACGATCCTGAAAAGGTCCGAAGGTTAAAGAAGCTCACATGAtacaatgtttgtatttcctgCTCGAAATTTCTCTCTTTTAAGtaattatatgttatatattgttGCACCGTTGTATCTATCTCTAAGTAGGGATGTAAATGGCAGATGCAGCAGCTTCGAAGATACCTGACTGCAAAGCACGGCACAGAGATGATAGGAACCCTGTTCATAGAGATGGATAACATCTTTGTACGCAGTCTCCAGAGTGTACAAAAGGTCATCATCAATGACAAGCACTGCTTCGAGCTCTACGGCTACGACATTCTGCTGGATGAGAACCTCAAACCGTAAGTGGTCCTAAACACAGTTCCCGCACGGCAACACAGTGCATCCCCCGCCACATATTTTCCCTCGCAAACATGTGCTGCTCAGCTATGCATGCTCACAAATAAGCACGGAAAAGCTCATGTCCTGACAAGCAAACATGGTACATTTGACGAGACATCATGGATAAGTCAAAACAAATCAGTAAATCTGCCAGTGTGCTAGAAATATCCTCATAACGCACAACAGTGTATCTGAAAAACTGACAGGTGTGCAACAAGTGTTTGCAAACTGCTGTAAATAATAACACGCATACACTAATAGAAGTGTCTGCCCTTAATGCAAATATTATATTGTTCTTTCACTTGTATGTGTTAACTGTCGCAACAGGGCTCTAGAATATGTGTGAATAGAGTACcaccacacacagtcagtgaaTAATGCTGAATAATTGTGCTGGAAGTGCTTGGCCTGAATACAACCCCCTTACAAAATACATCTTTACAACATTTGACACCCCTGCCCTCTTCATACTTGGTATCTCCAATCTAACCTGTCATCTAGGAgaaaatgaagatgaagagaaacagtGTTATAGAGATGAATGGGAGAAGGCCTCCCGGAAGAGTAGAAAAAGGAATTTCTCACTGGACGTACATGGGAGTCAGTCAGTCTTCCCTTTCACACCTGCAGTATGTGCAGAGCGCTGCTGCGAGGTTCCTGACTAACTCCCAAAGAATGTGAACATAACTCCCCTTTACTTTCCTCCCTCCACTGACTTCCTGTCAGCTTTAGTGTTAATTTTGAACTGTTCTTGATAGATTGTTCCTATCTGGCTGAACTTTAACTCCCTGCAACCAACAGAGGTCACTCAGGCCCTCTAACCGCTCATTGCTGGTCACCTCTCGTGCTCTGGGCTTGTGGAACAAACAACCCCACAGCTCATGGCCCGCCTCTCCTCTTTGCCGTTCAACTGTAGCTACATATCAGCTACTGAATTTGTCAtatcaaaagttttttttttgctcaatgTTTTGCCTCGATCTCTgcagcgtatgtgtgtgtgtatgttagtaAGGCACACTGGTCAGCTTTTGTAGTTTTAAacgtgctgtataaataaactgACTTGATTTGACTAGTTATTTAATGTTATTACCTTTTGGATTCTTAATCCTAGTCCTAAATTTGCAGTTGTTTAACTCATATTTGATGACATACAAATTGATGGACAAAAGGTCTACCTAAACAGCTTTAAAATGacttattttttcatttgagaagtttaatttgaatattaaaGTTACTTCAATGTACTGAAATAATGTTCAAACAGAATAAAGTTAATTGATTAGATtattttaaaaggaaatgaTTGACCTCTGACACAACACTATACATGTCATATCACAGACAATATTACTTTGCGCCATTTGATTTGGGTTCTGCAGTTCAAAAGGGCTAGTGAGTTGTTGTCAGTAAATACTGATGGTATTCCAGAATCAAGGCAGACATGAAGGGGCCCAACACCTAGATTAATGCCAGCACGTCCACGCCTCTGGAATCAGGATGGTAGGAGTTGAATTTCTTGGAAAAGAAGCTAACTGGAAAATTCCGTACCAGAAGCATGAACGCATAATCCAGTCTGGGGGCTAAGAGAGCAAGAACGCTTTAATGTCATTGCAGATCATCTGTGATGACATCAGACAATCATTTGACACTTTCAACAGAGCTTTTTACCTCATGTTTTCTGCCTCTCGCTGTTCGGCCTAATATCGGCTCAAAAGGTAATGCAAATTTCTGGTGAATGTCATCGCCCTCCATCTATTTGCAGGTGGTTGATTGAGGTGAATGCCTCTCCGTCACACACCCCCAGTAGTCAAGAGGATTACGAGATGAAGTGCAGGCTGCTGGAAGACACTTTGAATGTTGTTGATATGGAGGACAGGTAAAGGCCTTTCTCTCATCATGTTTAACTTTTTATCATCAGGGAAGAACGGGTGCCTATGTCCATTCTAGAAGTCACAATATTAATCGATATCTGTCAAAATTTGGAAGTATAAACTAGAGAGGATAGTTATTTCATAAAGCATTGTTAAACAAATCACAAGGTGATTTTCTCTTTCTGCCACACCGCTGCTGCTGAGTTCTaactgtttttatctcattaggCTGACTGGCAAGGAGAAAAGGGTGGGTGGCTACGATCTCATGTGGAACGACGGCCCTGTCTACAGAGAGGATGCCAACCCGGAAACATTTGGGAGTTCGTGTTTCACTGCCAACACACACTTGGGTAACTGATCTGCTGAACTGAGGCAgggaaacttggactatgggcagagaaggtctctggttcgtctctggttcgactccacggagagacaacataagacgaacctggattgatctgtccaaaaatccaagagtctccctatcCTGTCTAGtacccctgagcaaggcaccttactcccccaacatctgctccccgagcgccgtacatggctgctcactgctctgtgtgtactgcaccagatgggtcaaaagcagagattaaatttccctacctgcatgagtgtgcctttgcatgactgtgcatgtgtttgggacgaataaatgcatcttaaactTAAACTTATTCCTGAGATATAATTAAGCTAAATTTGACCTTCAAAATGAAAACTATTGTGTTTAATCACAGGATATGTGGGTAAGCCTTTGTCATGACTAATATGACTAATTACTGCACTGTGTTCTTTGTTGCAGGGTGTGTGAATGACAGAGACAAGCAGCTCCGTCAGCTACTTAAACCGTTTCCAGTCCAGAAGAAGATGTGATCACTCTCATGATCTCTATATCCAGGTATAATAGGAGTTGGGATGTAAGCCTTTGTCATcatctaggtgtgtgtgtgtgaagccttcagtgaacacaaaaaacacaagttccGTGTGATGATCGGATCAGATTTTAAACTTGGTTTAAATTGTAATGCGTTAAAACTGCTTCTACTACACAATTCTTTTAATTATAGAGTTCAAAGAAAAGtataaagatataaaatattttGCTAGTGAATTCAGTTATTAGCTTGACTTAATGACCACGAGATTTGTAATATTAGGGATTCTAGCTTTGGGTCAATAAAAAGACAGTTGTGAATGGTTTAGCCCCTTGTgtgcaaaacatttatttctttgCCTTACAAATACTTGCATTCAACATTGAGAAAATACGTACCACAATCTTTCTGCGTGCGTGTCAATAGCGTACACATCAATAATAACAGCGCCACCCCTGGCCCCTGATCTATGGCTTGGATACTTTACATGAATGTGAAGTAACGTGGTGCAGTCTAGATAGATGTCACTTACACTGCCCAAGTATTCTAATTAATCTTTTGCACATGGTAAATCACAAGAAACACATGAGACACTCTAATTTAAACATGGTTTTCTGAAGACTTCAAGTGTTGTTCCAGCCAAACATTAATGATTGATTTCAATTTCACTGAATCCTCAGAATGGCCAATGGTACAGCATCAGTAGACAGGAATATACATTCAGCAATTTTACttaatattttttctctttctgtgcaTGATGTAAACAAAAGAATGAACATGATGAAAACAAGTCAACCACAACACGTTTCATAAATATAACTATGGCATATAAAATTTGGAAAAATATGCTTTTACATTCGTAGCAAACATTTCACCGTCTTCTTCAATGATATAAAGAGCTCAGCTCTATGCAAAATACAGTTTGTTATCAAGCTATTCAGACATGAAAAGCCCTTGtaaccaaaaatgtaaaaccaTTGTACAAATATATCTGAAACAAACTACATTACTGCAGTACACACCACTCACTGTGCCCCCTTCTCTTCAGCCAAAGACGCTTTAACTGAATATGTGTCTTAAAACATGAGGCActaaagaaaatattgaaacatcaAGTAATGTAAAAGCcttgaaaacaaatacattccaACATCGAAAAAACTCCACTAGCAACGGCTACGGTCGTCTTAAATGAGTAACATGTAATGGTTTGTGTGAAACTTCTCTATGGATTCCTAATGCTGGAAGCTGTCCGACAGTATAAGAGATGCTTATTTAGTGCTTATTTCAACAGTAGCACATTAAGAGATGAATGCAGTGCAACAGGGTTTAGCTTATACAAGAGCTGTCTATTTAGAATCATTAGTTGTGTTAAGGTTCAAAATGAACATTATGTCAAAAACACAGCCTGATGATATAATTACTGtacatttgaaaataaaccCTTCTGTTCTAGTGTCATAAATGTGATTTGATCTCTATTCTAGCTACTCTGCGCCTGGATAGTTTTGACCTTTTAAAGGCTGCACACCACTGACTGATTTAGACTGCTGTACAACAGTTACAACATGTTAGTATTGCACAGATTACACAGAAAGCAAGCATAGATTGAAGCTCCTGTACCAAGTAACTAGTGAGTAAAAGCACTACACTGAAGAACTACGCAGGTTACTTTGCAACAAAGtgcacattttttgttttcccaTTCTGCTTATTACTGAGCGGGGCTTTGGAGAGCAATGGTGGCTCTTTAGCAGCTCTTTTCGTGGAAGTTTTAGTGGCCTGACCTCCCACCTCTGCTTTCTGCCACTGCTTCTCCACTCTCTTAGAGGTGATGACCTCTCTTTTACTTGCGGCTAAAACGCGTTTCTCTGCACTGGCTCCTTTTATGTCCCCGGGCACCTTTTTGACATCTGTCTC comes from Pleuronectes platessa chromosome 6, fPlePla1.1, whole genome shotgun sequence and encodes:
- the ttll9 gene encoding probable tubulin polyglutamylase TTLL9, with amino-acid sequence RSCVRFKCGLLTTIQNVLHQRPGWVEVKDDGDWDFNWCDVGWLRENYDHTYMEEHVRVNHFRNHYELTRKNLMVKNLKRYRKSLERDSGHTEASKCDFFPCTFALPSEYHLFVEEFKRIPGSIWIMKPVAKSQGKGIFLFRKLKDITDWKKDGPRSEEQKDAAQVESYVAQRYIENPYLINGRKFDLRIYILVTSYVPLKAWLYRDGFARFSSTRFSLRTIDDKYMHLTNVAVQKTAPDYDPEKGCKWQMQQLRRYLTAKHGTEMIGTLFIEMDNIFVRSLQSVQKVIINDKHCFELYGYDILLDENLKPWLIEVNASPSHTPSSQEDYEMKCRLLEDTLNVVDMEDRLTGKEKRVGGYDLMWNDGPVYREDANPETFGSSCFTANTHLGCVNDRDKQLRQLLKPFPVQKKM